TACAGGTTGGCTTACAATACCTGATAGAAATCGTAATTGCCCGCCTTGATGTCGAAGGGATCATCTCGAGGGGCTTGCCTGCGGCCGCAGTTGCAGGAGCTGGTGGAGCGAGCACGGCTGTTGTGATACAGCACAGGCGGGTTCCTGTCAGGTTCTGGTTTTTCTCCTACAAGAGAGgggcaaacacacagacacacacaaaaaaagtatAGGGTATTCAAGAATAACTCAACATGTCTTTTTTACAACATTTCAATCCATCATCAAAAAGGGTGAAAAAGGCATGCACCCAGGCTTGGTTAATGATGATGTGTTACTTGTACATACATTCCACTCTAAAATCTAAATGGCTCAAAAAGATAGTTTCAAtaagacaattaaacaacttataAAGGGCAGCAATTTAATGTAGGCAAATGTAAATCCCACTCAGCGTCAATAATATCCATGCAGCAAGACGGTGCTATAACTGGGAGTGAAGAACTTCATTTATGCAGATACACTATACAAACTGGAGTTGCTCTTACAGCAGAGATAGTTAAGGGGAGATTCTATTGAGCTGTTCAATATCTTGAAGAGTTgatagaaatagtttctccttgtTTATTCTGTGTCAACAGCATCAGTAACTGGGGCTTGCAGATATAAGGTGATTGGCTATattgaggaaatatttttctttaaacagagttgttgtgatctggaatgtgctgcctgaaaaggcagtggaagcagattcaatagtatTTAAGGGATTTGGATAAATACTCAAGGAAAATAAATTGCAGTGTTATAAATTAGAGaacagatagaggattggttagctaacaggaaatagacaataggtatACATTGTACAACACTGACAATGaacagtgtgccacagggataaatgcctcaactatttacaaactCTAATGACATGGATGCAGGGATCAACTATATGGTTGCTAACTTTACTGACTTTACCTATCTTTATgttatgaagaggacataagCACTCTGCGAAGGAATATAAATAGGATAATTGAgtgtgcaatatttcaacagatgAGGCAAtgttttttgtatttattcacaggatgtgggcgtcactggctaggctggtCCTTATTGCCcacaggacagttaagagtcaatcacgttAGGCAATTtgtagaagatttgtagctcaggttgcagttcaggatgtaggtttgctcgctgagctgtaaggttcattttcagatgtttcatcaccatactaggtaacatcattagtgaacctccggtgaagcactggttttatgacataaatagaaagtaggtcataataccagtgcttcagcggaggctcactgatgatgttacctagtatggtgatgaaacgtctgaaaacaaatcttccagctcagctagcaaatttacatccaatcAAACACATTGTATGGGTATGGAATCACTTGTAGAACCAGGTAAACGTACATTTCATTCTCTAAATTTCCTTCTCTTAGAGGACTGTGAGCCTATGAAACTCTTCCACACAGAAAGGTGAAGGTGagacctttgaatatttttaaggcaaaggtagattgaCTCTCTTATTAGTCAAGAATTTAAACATATGGGAGGAGAGTGGAGCTGAAGTCAATGTCAAATCagtggtgatcttattgagaatcagaaattactggaaaaactcagcatcttgacagcatatgtggagagaaagcagagttaacgttttgggtccagttgacccttcttcagaactgactgtagctagAAAAGGTATATGCTCGAGAAGGGGTTGGAGAGGcagctgggagtggggggattCTAAATAAGAGTCACTGGGcaggacctgctgagtatttttgtgcaacttctgattttatttaattttcagcattcacagttttaaaaaaattaactatCAGAAGAGCTTGAAGCCTGGTCCTAATTTGTATGCTTGTATTAGTCTAATGAGTTGAATAATCtgatcaaagaaatggcagaacacaatgggctgaatgagatCCTTCTCTGCTACATTTCTAGAATTCTAGGAAATGAATGTCTGGCAATATGTTTGTGGTATCACTGTTTGATTTAGGCAGGACTGGACTAAGCacgtttttctttaaatagattCCGGATTTTGATTGATAACTGCTCCTGTGAAGGACCTGGGGATCTTTTTACAATATTAAAAGAtgatttataaatgcaagttgttgttaatgCTCACCTTGGGAACCACTGGCATTTTGATTCAAAGCTTCATTCAAAAGAAACATTGCCCAAGACACAATGGACAGCCAGGCTGTATTAGTGGTGCATTATTCggcctctgggcaatgaggggaCTATTCCTGGTCTCTCACCAACAAGacaacaatggcaaacatttGAGGGCGCGCGGAtgtaaaaacaaactgctggtaGAGAATCACCAGCATTCTGGTGAAAGTTCATTGagctaaatgttaactctgttttgctctCCACAGGGGTAGTGCCTTCCTTGCTGAGTGtatgtaaaaatatttatttctgatccacagtatttttctttttcacATTGTACAAGCAACTTTTACAATTGCCATTGATATTCTGCAACCAGCCAATAGATGGTGAGGTGGAGTCAGAATGGCTATCCAACTTGTCCTCAAGGAATCACACATGGTTCTTACACATCATCTCTTCATGACTAAGGTTAGTGACTCAGTTATGCAGGGAATCACTACATTGTCTctgtgttggcattacaacatttactTCATAGTTCTGCCCTCCCACATCCCCCCCCAAAGCTCATTAAAAAAATTGTGAAAAGTACCTGGTGTGAAGGAAGCCAATGTTTCTGGGACCTCCCCATTGCGGGACGGGTAATCTCCTGGGTCTCAACCTCTCTAAAGGTCTTACTTTTTCTGCCAATTTCATACAACTCTGGTGCTTCTTCTTATTCCTGTACCGTTCATTTGTCTTCAACTTCTATCGGTCAATCCCTATGCTCAGTCTTCTGTACTTCAGATTTAATTACTAGATGAGCCTTCAGCCTGTGCCCTCCCAGTCAACTGGAGGTTCGAAAGACTTCCACGATTCTGGAAATTGGTCTCCCATGTATGGATGATGAGTTATCAACACTTTCTACTCTATAATTAATGTTAATAATAATGCAAACATGATTCGACTGACTCCTAGCACCATATAAATGTTAACATATCGAAAACTACTTTTTAACTGCTAAAATATTCCACATTACACTACATTTTTCTACTGAAAGCTGCAAAATCTGCATATATGCCTAACCCAAATGGAATAGCACGCTAGGTCAGTGAGATGAGCTTTAAAATCCGACAAGTGAGAGATTGGGTAACTTTAGGTTGAAttggtgggggaggagatgaagtaCCTTCCATGAAATAAGTTCATGAAACAGTGGGCATTTAGGACAAAATGGATGCATTTATGTTAAATGTGCTTTCCTGGTTGGGCCTACAAATAATCAGTTACTGAATTTAATTTTATTCCTCACAATTGTTCCCTGCTGGTCTAATACCAGAACATGATACTACACAGTTGCAAATAAAAGCTTATGTGAACCGCTTTGGATCCTTGTTTTCATGATATATTAAGCTTTGTTAAGAATACTGGGTTTAACACATCATAATGAACAGTCTACATAGTATATTATTGCTGCTGTACATCATGAACACACTCTGTGCTATTACTGCGATTGAAAAATCAAGATTCTTATCAATGTCAGCTGTCTTATCCTTTCAATTATACTATGAAGCCATTCTATAGCAGTCATAGAGTTGCTTCACTTCAATTAGCAATCCTAAACTCTTGATATAAAGCTGGCTCAGAGCACAATGTTTAAGCATTTGACCATAAAATCCTTATTGCATCTGCTGATAATCCCAACTGCAAGACAAATTCACACTCAGTTTCCTATTGTATGCAAACTTCCTTTGGCTGAAGCGATAAGCCAAAATATCTCAAACATCCGTGTAGATATAAACAATATAAAGTAATGCCAGTGCCTCTCTCTTCTCTCCAACTGTCTGGGGTGTTTGTATTCTCGAAGAATTTGCTAATAATTTACCATTCTTTAGTCTCTTTCCTATTCCAATTAAGATGAAATCTTCGAATTTATGACTAACCTGGTTTAGGCAGTAGATGGAATTTATGAACACAGTGTTGATCTGTTAAGCTTCTCTCTTCGCATAACTGGTGCCCGTTACTCCAAAACTTGTAGCAGTCTTCATGCAGCTGCATGGCATACTTCTGGAAGGCTGGCCCACGGGCATGCTGGCTGTAGACACGCAGGGCCTGTGCTAACTGGTTTTTATGGACAGTCGTGGTGTAATGGTGAGGTAGATTTGACTGGTAGGCACTATGTGCCAGAGGCAGGGCCTTTTGGCAACGATTTTCTGAAAACTTATTATCTGCATCCAAGAACCCTTCAAGTCCTTTTAACTGACCCTGTATCTTGCAGGACAGATCCCCAGTAAGAAATCCAAGTTCTTCTTCCTTACCGCTTAGCATGACATCATAGAGTTTTGAAGCCACTATTAACCAATTTTTATAAGCAGGAAGTTCAAAGTGTGATGGCTGTGGATTCCTCCCTACACTATCCTCAAATCCTTTTTTAGTCAGAACCAGCTCGACATGTTGCCATAGGAATTCTTTCAGGGTGCAGTCCACCAGCTGCCCACTGGAACTGTTGAGGCTGCTTTCCAGTACGAAGGATGGCTGGCGGACATGCCTCAGCATCTGATAGCGTCGTGACCCAGGCAGAGGGAGGGACTCCTGCTCCCTGATGGCACAAGTGCTTTTCAGCTGCCCAATCAACATACTGATCGGGTCATCCTCCTGCCCAGCCAGCACATAAACAAATGCCTGGTTGGCAGGAACAGTGAACAGACAGTTAATGCTCTGGTTGGTCAGGACCCTGCTCTTCCTGAAAATTCTGTAAATCTGATCCTCCAGGGCATGCTGGAGTCTCCTCTTTGGGGAATGCTTCTTGGGCTTATCCAGGTTCGAGGGATCgagacccttcggctcaacctTTAACGCCCCGTTGAGCTGGAAAATAAAGAGAAGTCTCGGGGGGCAGGGTCTACAGTTCAATCTCCACTCCTTCCCCACCGGGCAATCCTTAATCGCGTTCTTCAGGTAGGGAAGGACCTTTTGCCTGAGGGTATCTAAAGCTCTAAAAAGACGGTCGTAAGTGATGTCGAAGGAGCAGGTGGGGTGGACCAGGAGGAGGATGTGGGAGACAGAGAAAAGGTAGAGCAGATGGATACAGTGGAGCTTTTCCTCGCCTTTCCAGAACTCATGGGCCTCGGCGTGGGAAACCTCGTCGGCCAGGGCCCTGCAGGCCTGCAGCAGCTGCTGGTGGTCACAAACGGCGGTGAGGAGCAGGTAGAGGACTTTGCTATCCTGGTTGTAGTAGCACTGCAGCAAGTTGTTGCCCTGATGATGGCCGCCGGGCAGCCCCGGGTAGAGGGGGAAGACCGGCTTGTCGCACAGGGTGTTGATAATAGCATGTTTCTGCGCGCTCAGATCCGAGGTCTTGCCGAATATCCCCACCACGCACATCTCCTCATCTTTCCAGGACGCCTCCTCGCCGTCCGAGGCCAACACGGCTCCCAACGCCCTGGCGGCGGCCACCGCCGCCATCTTGCGCACCGTCCCGTCTTCAAGTCCGTCCGGCGGAGGAACCGCTGCGCCCACAATCGTTCCCGACCGTAAGTCCCGCCGTTCATCTCATCCGGCCGGAAACAAAACCCTGATCCGCATTTCAGCTTCAGGAATCAGGAGAGAATAATTGGATCACTCGTTCCCTTCCCATCTCCAGCcttaacccccccaccccaacttaTTGTCCCCTTTCTGTAATGATCGGGCTGCCAGGTCTCTCGGCACCAAACCACAAAATGTTTTTGATAACTCTGGCATTTTTAATCTccagaaaaatatatttaaaaaaaacgatAGCCGACAGACCTGGCAGAGTCAACCTTTGGGCGTGAAATTACTCATAATAACAGGTTTACAACGTCACGATGGTTAATCACAAGTCTTactcttaacattttcccaatgtttACAAggtctgattttaaaaaagctaaGTTTAAAAAATCTCACTACCTTGCAGGACATCTTACCCGAATAAGACTAAATATTTCCACAAAGTAACACCCACTGagccacaacattacctccctTAGTTTTGCAGAGGATCGTTCGCAAGAGACAACAATGCAATTAAAAATCAAGAATTACACATAAAACATGGATAAATATATTATAGCATGACTCATTGAAGGATGGGGAAGAAGTTACAATTAAAGAGAACACAGGATAGTGAGATGATGGTTGAAACGCTACTGATTACCACATGTATAATTAACCCAATGACTTGAATATGAATTATTCATTTGCAAAGGCTGTGGTTAAAAGAGGTCCTTTAGAATAAGCACTTAGGTAGTATATCGTATCGCGTACCAaccattattatttattttagaaaatCGTAATACATTTTGCAATCTTTGGGAAATATTCTTCAGAAAACTAATACAGAATAGATGAGTTTTGGAGAAAATAGTATATTGGAACGCAGTTTTTAAAAGTTGCTTTTCTCCTCTTAACCTCTCTTCGTCACATCAAATTCTACAGGATATTATTTTACAGTTACTGTATACCCCTCTGCCATTTCACAACGCGCACAAtggccagtttttttttaaactggagcgAGAGAGCTCCCTGATGTCTGCAAAGTGATTACTATTTGTAACCAGGTTAACTGCATATTGTCAGCATAATCATGTAAATTAACGCGTATACATTTCAAGTATTATTTCCTTGGCTAGATACTGATATTTTGGAAACATGTAATCTTGTAGTACAAGGCCATTTTATCTGTTGTGGCTCTTTGAAGAAAGCATCAGTTACGCCCATGCACTCCCCCAGCCCCAAGAGTCACACATTTTCTCCCCAACTGTATActcaaattccttttgaaagttactactgAAATCTACTTTCTGCACCGTGTCAGGTGAGAATAGATGTGAAAACCCCTGTATTCACAAAGCACCTTTCATAACCAGAGCATGTCCAAAACAGTTAAGAGCCAATTAAGCATTTTCTGAACTGCATCTACTATCGTAATAAGGGAAACACTCAAAAATTGAACTTTTAGTTTTTGAAGGAGATGACAAACACGTGAGCTGGAGGCATAGAGATTATATCATTGGACTCATAATCCAGATCCCCAAACAAGTTCTGAACAAgtgtttgaatcccatcatggcagatgttgaaatttaAACTTAGAAATATCTAGAATAAAAAAACTAACCTAATGGTAACCACGTCactgttgttgattgttgtatTAACCACTCTGGTTCACTATTGCCATTTAGAAAAATCTGCCATGCATGGTTTGGCTGGTGAGACTCCAGGTCCCTAACATCTGATTTTACAATAGGCTATTAGGGATACATTaagtgctggctcagccagtaacACCACATCTCATAAATGACTACAACAATGCTGATTTTATTATATGGTGCAGTGCTGATGAACGGTTAAGCCTGAAAAGTTGACTCTCTCaatccttagatgctgcctgacctgctgagctttttccagtgccacacttgatcaaccctgacttcactagtttctgcagtcctcactatctccgatTAAGTGATGCAACTACTGAATTGCGCTCTTTTATAGAATCATCCAAGTAATGACAAAGAATATTAAGGAGAgacttttaaactccattggtCTGGCTTTAAATTGCTGGCATTTGAATTCAGTCACTTCAGAATTCCAAACAAGAAATTATTTTCTCACATATTGGTGATTTTACCATTGAGAAAATATAACATGAAGCATAAGTGATTCCAGTGTCTAGTTATTCATTGGACTAGTAAAGAATCAAACTCCAACTGAGAATAATAGAGAAAGATAACGTAATCAGCTTGAAGCTCACTTCTGACATTTAGATGATATAAACACATTGTCTTTCATTCTGGCAACGGATGTAATAGTTTCAAATCTTTTACAGAATTTTCACAACTGAAAATAgtctgaagagaaagaaaataaggaTTACTCACAGAaaaatgtgagtgtgtgtttggggctgggctgggctgggcgaGAAGGTGTAgagatgatggtgatggtgagggagagagagaaagaaaatatcaAACCTGATTCTCTGATGTATCACAGCCCATGGTTGGCTTAGAGAAAAAATGTCACCCAATGGAAGAAAACTATGTATATATCTGATAGGATTATAATTCAGTGAATATTGCACAAGGACAAGCTCAAACTCAATTGCAAGATAAATAGCCAACAATAACAGGccagtcatagagcacagaaacagattcttcggtacaactagtccataccaaccaagtttcccacaGTTAATGGATGAAGTTTCAGAAGCTACTTGTGCAAGCAGACCTTAGCAACAATTCAATAAGTTTTAAGGAGTTGAGGCAAGATGTGTAAACAGCATATAATTACTGATTACTGTAGGCAGTTTTGGTGAATTTAGTGGaaggcaaaagaaaaataaagtaagaAATAATGGGGAATTTAAATAATACAGGAAGCATTTCAAGACAGCAAACCTGGGAGTAACGGTCAGTAATCTCAATATCAGAGGATAAAATTATTATTATTGTATGCTTGTAGATTTGCACAAGCCTCAATGGCGGGCGGGCGttgtttgtgtctgttttcacgtATGTGGATGCAAGGTAGGGGAAGAAATTAAAATAGCCATGTTATAGTATATCTGTATAATCAAGAGTTTTATAAGTATTTAACATGTAATCCACAAACTCAGCTTTTCACTTCTGGTTTGGGAACAGCCATATCATTGTAGCAAATATAGTTAGAACTATCTGTATTATGACCGGAACATTCACAATACATACCAATGccacaatctcatccttctcCCAGGGCACATAACCAATAACTCATTCTCCCCATTTGATATAACATTCACAAAATCATTATATATCTGAAAGTATAATGGATTTTGTTCAATTCAATGAGCCTAAAACAAAGATGAAAAGGCAGTTGTATTGGAATTATCGTGAAGAAAGGTTTCTTTATTCAATCAGGTAACCTGCAGAAAAGTAGGATGGTCAGATTGTTTCCATCCAATGTTCTAGAAATCATCTTTATCAGGTattcagagagaaaataaattgagCAAACTGGCAACATTGCAGCTCTCATAAGAATAGTGGTAAGAAACTTCACTATGAATTTGATCAAGAAAGAAATTTTGATACAAGTGTTCATTGACTGTTTATTAAAACATTAAAAGTTTATATAATGCACTGGAATAGCATTACCCAGATTCAAATGCATTATTACAAAGAAATAACTTTTATaaaagccattttaaaaaattaagcgtgtacaaagttaaaaattgacaAAAACTATTTTTACCCTTTGGATAGTGCAATTTTCAAACCTGGATTGGCTTTTGGTTTTGCAATAACTTTGTCAATGATGGCCACAACTTTCACTTCTAAATGGTAAAAAAAGTCAAAGATCTTAATATAAAACCATTTTGTAACAATTAAATGTTTTTGTTCAAAATGTTCCACAATATAAAGAAGTACAGCATTGCATTTTGCTTGAATTGTCTCTATAGCTTTTTTCCATGTGGCATGGCAACTACAAAATCAATTCTCAATGATTTCAGTTAAAATGACTCCAAGATGATGCCACCAATTGACCCGAAAATGGAACAGTGCACCCAGTCTTCTTGCAATTAGAAAATTTACATTCAAAAGACAAAAAGCACTCTTCTAATTTTCTAGACTGTACTGAACAGAATAGACACTccaatttcttcattcaagttGAATCTTAGTAGATAAATTGATCAAACATCTTAGAACTCTAACCCACTGGAATTCCATTTGGAACTGCAAGCATGAGATCAGAGAAATGAAATCCCCACAAACTCTTCCCAATCATACAATTTCTTCATGTCTATACACAGTTAAGGatcacagacaaaaaaaaagtcatcagAACAACATCGGTGATTAAATTTGTGTTTGCAAACCAAAAACATTTTGTTCAGTAACTAGGCAAGCAATGTAAACAAATTGACAAGACTATTATCATAATATTACTCAGAGATATACAACATTTTAATACTGTTTCCATATCAATGGGGACAGGTAACAGACACTTATGAGATTTTCACATAACTTGACAGacctttttcagatttccaagcAACTGACAAAATACATGCCTGGGAACAGCATAACATTGTTATAGGCAATTGATATTTTGAACAACAAGGTTACGGTTAGGATTTTTAAGAGAACCAGAAAGAGTTGTGAAGGTTAGAAACTGTTTCTAAAGTACGGAAACCTGTTGAAAAGGAAAAATTGCTGCAGAGCACTTCTCAGGAAACGGGGTGTAGGTAATTATTATGTTACTGGATATTTGGAAGCATTCTCCATTCACCAGACACACAGAGAATCAAGGGCTTGTTCAGTGTAATTTATACCTGTTTACTgtgtaataaaacaaaaaaaaaactattctgaagaaggacttgaaacatttactctTCTTTCCACATATGTGGCCAGagctgctgaattttcccagcaatttctgcttttgtttctgattgccagcatccacagttttgttttcttagaaaaaaaacataaacacCTATCCAGACAACCAAATAATTCAATTCCCAGCACCactaaaacagaatttataataataaACAACACATCATTTGACTCTACCCTGACTACTTTGGAAGACAATCTGATAATTTACCCCAAcacattaaaaaaacacagatgcaAGTAAATACACTATAAGTAGATATTTACGTAGTTGAACATTAGGCAGTATTTATTTGcttaaaaaaacaattaaaacacATTCAGAACTGTATCCAACAGCTCAGTAGTACTTCATACAAGAACCTGAATCCAGAAAAGCACATCATTTAGAACTACGACATTTTAGTACTTAAGCTGAAGTTTATGAAAACATTAATTTCTGTAAAAACACTTTTTGAAATACAGGTACCATATATCCTTAAGCCTTGATTTATGGATAATCAATGATTTGGTGTATAAATTGATCCCCAAcctttagcaaaaaaaaaagatgattgGCTTTAGGTGAGTGGGTAGTAAGTACAAACACATTCATTGATTACCACATCATTTTGGGTGACTGCTCAGCTCCTCGTATCTGCACATGTCAAGGCTTCTTTTTTAGCAGGAAAAGTGCCCAACCTGGCAGCTCTGTGACAGTAAGGGTGGATTTTAATCCCTCAAAAATTACTTATATAGAAGTTGACTCTCTAATTTTTAGCTAAAGCATTACTCTGCAAAACTAGACTCTTATATGAGTAAATGCAATAAGTATTAATTGGATAGGGCATaaaagaaagacagaaatgtTTTGGGTAcaaattttctttccatttactGAAAAAAAGAAAAGCTGATCATCTATATCTTTGAAATAC
The Chiloscyllium plagiosum isolate BGI_BamShark_2017 chromosome 28, ASM401019v2, whole genome shotgun sequence DNA segment above includes these coding regions:
- the smg8 gene encoding protein SMG8, with protein sequence MAAVAAARALGAVLASDGEEASWKDEEMCVVGIFGKTSDLSAQKHAIINTLCDKPVFPLYPGLPGGHHQGNNLLQCYYNQDSKVLYLLLTAVCDHQQLLQACRALADEVSHAEAHEFWKGEEKLHCIHLLYLFSVSHILLLVHPTCSFDITYDRLFRALDTLRQKVLPYLKNAIKDCPVGKEWRLNCRPCPPRLLFIFQLNGALKVEPKGLDPSNLDKPKKHSPKRRLQHALEDQIYRIFRKSRVLTNQSINCLFTVPANQAFVYVLAGQEDDPISMLIGQLKSTCAIREQESLPLPGSRRYQMLRHVRQPSFVLESSLNSSSGQLVDCTLKEFLWQHVELVLTKKGFEDSVGRNPQPSHFELPAYKNWLIVASKLYDVMLSGKEEELGFLTGDLSCKIQGQLKGLEGFLDADNKFSENRCQKALPLAHSAYQSNLPHHYTTTVHKNQLAQALRVYSQHARGPAFQKYAMQLHEDCYKFWSNGHQLCEERSLTDQHCVHKFHLLPKPGEKPEPDRNPPVLYHNSRARSTSSCNCGRRQAPRDDPFDIKAGNYDFYQLQEEKCCGKLEHFYFPVFQPSTPDPAPAKNESSISSLPPQEGEGEKMKEKEAQTQGESTSLSLALSLGQSTDSLGTFPPDPHAGGDNPDAHGQGGEAKAEKRPSLVDRQVSTVEYLPGMLNSSCPKGLLPKFSSWSFVKLGPSKAYNFHRGLDQSGFIPGTNYLMPWDIVIKTRSEDEVDMDNNSWPAPNKSVPTKRAGTVIGRGRRRDDIARAFVGFEYEDSRGRRFMCSGPEKIMKVMGSGPKESAIKALSSDMPLYILSPSQGRGLKPHYAQLMRLFIVAPDAPLQIVLTPQVQPGPPPCPVFYPEKQEIPVPPDGLWVLRFPYAYVTDRGPCFPPKENQPLMSYRVLRGILKAIPQ